The following are encoded together in the Phragmites australis chromosome 19, lpPhrAust1.1, whole genome shotgun sequence genome:
- the LOC133899951 gene encoding pentatricopeptide repeat-containing protein At4g18520, chloroplastic: MLLCWSPSPPRIQTYHPLPPLRPSSFPRSVLRPGKQGRSKECKQPRVRAQSFPGKNQSLRAQPRRADGCGPAAEDPGGDLPGSAAPSLPDAEALASCFRSCGSAAGVRRAHAVALRSLDNLGVFVSNNLISAYVKFDEVLDARKVFDKMPQTSVVSWTAMMNGYRKLGHHSDVVRLFLNMAASGVQGNSLTFVCLLKSCGERCDAKLGRQVHCCVVKGGWSNVIVDSAVAHFYAQCGDVASASNMFDKMASRDVVSWTTMITAYVQHGHGDKALRMFSAMVSEGFRPNEFTVCSVLKACAEEKALRFGKQLHGAVVKKLYKDDIHVGSALVTMYARCGEVFDAQTVFDKMPRRNTITWTSMISGYAQTGYGEEAVLLFRKMKMRRVFVNNLTIVGILGACGSMQSLHLGKELHAQIIKNSMEENLQIGSTLVWFYSKCGEYTYAARILEAMPDRDAVSWTAMISGYNSLGHNIEALKSLDEMLCDGVIPNTYTYSSALKACARLEALRDGRRIHGVVNKTQAFSNVFVGCSLIDMYMRCGKVDEAQRVFDAMPEHNMVTWKVIITGFAQNGLSEEALKYMYLMQQEGYDVDDFVHSTVLTSCGNLQLKSKCISFSGSITGSLSEMF; encoded by the coding sequence ATGCTACTCTGCTGGTCTCCTTCTCCCCCTCGAATCCAAACCTATCATCCGCTGCCTCCACTTCGCCCGAGCAGCTTCCCTCGAAGCGTGCTCAGACCCGGCAAGCAGGGGAGGAGCAAGGAGTGCAAGCAGCCGCGCGTCAGGGCGCAATCTTTCCCCGGAAAGAACCAATCTTTGCGCGCCCAACCCCGCCGGGCTGATGGCTGCGGCCCTGCGGCGGAAGACCCGGGTGGTGATTTGCCAGGCTCCGCGGCGCCGTCGCTCCCGGACGCCGAGGCGCTCGCTTCCTGTTTTCGTTCTTGCGGGAGCGCGGCCGGCGTCCGGAGAGCGCACGCGGTCGCCCTGCGGTCACTCGACAACCTGGGTGTGTTCGTGTCCAACAATCTAATCAGCGCTTATGTGAAGTTCGATGAAGTTCTGGATGCGAGGAAGGTGTTCGACAAAATGCCCCAGACGAGTGTTGTATCGTGGACGGCTATGATGAACGGATATCGGAAGCTGGGCCATCACAGTGATGTTGTGAGGCTGTTCTTGAATATGGCGGCCAGTGGGGTGCAAGGTAACAGCTTGACTTTTGTTTGCCTGTTGAAATCTTGTGGGGAGCGGTGTGACGCTAAGCTGGGTCGGCAGGTCCACTGTTGTGTTGTCAAAGGTGGGTGGAGCAATGTGATAGTGGACAGTGCCGTCGCACATTTCTATGCCCAGTGCGGCGATGTTGCCAGTGCTTCGAATATGTTTGATAAGATGGCATCTCGTGATGTTGTCTCGTGGACAACAATGATCACGGCTTATGTGCAGCATGGACATGGTGACAAAGCTCTTCGGATGTTTTCAGCGATGGTGTCTGAGGGATTTCGCCCCAATGAGTTCACTGTGTGCAGTGTCCTCAAGGCTTGTGCGGAAGAGAAGGCTCTAAGATTTGGAAAGCAGTTGCATGGTGCTGTTGTGAAGAAGCTGTACAAAGATGATATCCATGTTGGTAGTGCTCTCGTCACCATGTATGCCAGATGCGGTGAGGTGTTTGATGCTCAGACAGTGTTTGATAAGATGCCAAGAAGAAATACTATTACATGGACTTCTATGATCTCTGGCTATGCTCAAACTGGCTATGGTGAAGAAGCTGTCTTATTGTTCCGAAAGATGAAGATGCGCAGAGTGTTTGTTAACAACCTCACTATTGTTGGTATCCTTGGTGCTTGTGGCTCTATGCAATCACTTCATCTCGGAAAGGAACTGCATGCACAGATAATAAAGAACTCTATGGAAGAGAATCTTCAAATTGGGAGTACACTTGTTTGGTTCTACTCTAAATGTGGGGAGTATACTTATGCTGCAAGAATTCTAGAAGCAATGCCTGACCGTGATGCTGTTTCATGGACAGCTATGATTTCAGGCTACAATAGTCTTGGTCATAATATTGAAGCGCTTAAATCATTAGATGAGATGTTATGTGATGGTGTGATACCAAATACTTACACTTATTCCTCAGCTTTGAAAGCTTGTGCCAGATTGGAGGCTCTGCGAGATGGAAGGAGGATTCATGGTGTTGTTAACAAGACCCAAGCTTTCTCAAATGTTTTTGTGGGATGCTCACTGATCGATATGTATATGCGGTGTGGGAAAGTTGATGAAGCACAACGAGTCTTTGATGCCATGCCAGAACACAACATGGTAACATGGAAAGTGATTATTACAGGATTTGCTCAGAATGGACTCAGCGAAGAGGCTTTAAAATACATGTACCTAATGCAGCAAGAAGGGTATGATGTTGATGACTTTGTGCATTCAACAGTTCTGACATCATGTGGAAATCTTCAGTTGAAATCGAAGTGCATCTCTTTTTCTGGCTCAATAACTGGTTCACTTTCAGAGATGTTTTAG